A section of the Streptomyces sp. NBC_01591 genome encodes:
- a CDS encoding DUF742 domain-containing protein — translation MTRPRRPGRDDDPDRLYTLTGGRSRSDSDAFDLVTLVVSECEPSPGMQSEHATILRMCQRPTAVVEIAAALGLPVSIVRIMLSDLLDTGRISARHPRTARVADRLPDPEILEQVLVGLRNL, via the coding sequence ATGACCCGCCCCCGCCGCCCCGGCCGGGACGACGATCCGGACCGGCTGTACACCCTCACCGGGGGCCGCAGCCGGTCCGACTCGGACGCGTTCGACCTGGTGACGCTGGTGGTCTCCGAGTGCGAGCCGAGCCCCGGCATGCAGTCGGAGCACGCCACGATCCTGCGGATGTGCCAACGGCCCACCGCAGTCGTGGAGATCGCGGCGGCCCTCGGGCTGCCCGTCAGCATCGTGCGGATCATGCTGTCCGATCTGCTGGACACCGGACGGATCAGCGCCCGTCACCCCCGTACTGCCCGTGTCGCGGACCGGCTCCCCGACCCCGAGATCCTGGAACAGGTGCTCGTTGGACTCCGCAACCTCTGA
- a CDS encoding roadblock/LC7 domain-containing protein, translating to MTATTDEKLNWLLEGLLERTPGTRHALVLSRDGLKLCRTPELSVDQADQLAAISAGIQSLSHGASVEFGDGTGGVRSAMAEFYGGVLFIVEAGAGAHLAVVASEDSDVGLIGHNMSELVEQLGEHLSAPPRSPAASEVTADDVNAAV from the coding sequence ATGACCGCCACCACCGACGAGAAGCTCAACTGGCTGCTGGAGGGGCTCCTGGAGCGCACCCCCGGCACTCGTCATGCCCTCGTCCTGTCCAGGGACGGCCTCAAGCTGTGCCGCACCCCCGAGCTCTCCGTCGACCAGGCAGACCAGCTGGCCGCGATCTCGGCCGGTATCCAGAGCCTGTCGCACGGCGCGTCCGTCGAGTTCGGTGACGGCACCGGCGGCGTACGGTCCGCAATGGCCGAGTTCTACGGCGGCGTGCTGTTCATCGTCGAGGCGGGCGCGGGCGCCCATCTCGCGGTCGTCGCCTCCGAGGACTCCGACGTCGGCCTCATCGGCCACAACATGAGCGAACTCGTCGAGCAGCTCGGCGAGCACCTCAGCGCCCCGCCGCGCTCCCCGGCGGCCTCCGAGGTCACCGCCGACGACGTGAACGCGGCCGTATGA
- a CDS encoding sensor histidine kinase, producing the protein MSPSSRPTAVALLISLAVTGSLCLWAVVAAPDSVRTTLAWGAGAAAVLLSAAVAVAVQARANANRLRARLASETQRFTGEISRLVSNSAAEGQRFTAETARIKAAAAAETARLRSAAEAETSRITAQAVAETERLTAETERLTARATRSETERSAAVAACANAAGRMQALATSMLADLREMEHRHAAEEVLGDLLHLDHRTAQAGRLADSIAVLTGARSGRRWAKPIVMESILRGAMGRISGYQRVRLHSTSDVAVAGHAAEGVMHALAELLDNAANFSPPTAEVHVYVEEVPAGIVLTVEDSGLVMSDVQLRRAERAVSATHQDLTGLSGTRLGLAVVGRLARKHGLTVSFRPSARGGTGALMMLPQELLTRTPVTAPEPLSRPVPEPEPTHGTAPAGTTATATASATALADAQHPQHAPAATEPADFPADLSVDSPASETTGNLPRFGESGLPKRARGRTLAAAEARANTDGAAAPRPRTSDPKEQAARFSSFRQAVRANSPHPEEGNTR; encoded by the coding sequence TTGAGCCCCTCATCCCGGCCGACCGCAGTGGCCCTGCTGATATCGCTGGCCGTCACCGGATCCCTGTGTCTGTGGGCGGTCGTCGCCGCCCCCGACTCGGTACGGACCACGCTGGCCTGGGGGGCGGGTGCCGCCGCCGTGCTGCTGTCCGCCGCCGTGGCCGTCGCCGTCCAGGCCCGTGCCAACGCGAACCGTCTGCGCGCCCGGCTCGCCTCGGAGACCCAGCGGTTCACCGGCGAGATCAGCCGCCTCGTGTCCAACTCCGCGGCCGAGGGTCAGCGGTTCACCGCCGAGACCGCCCGGATCAAGGCCGCCGCGGCGGCCGAGACGGCGCGGCTCAGGTCCGCGGCCGAGGCCGAGACCTCGCGGATCACCGCGCAGGCCGTCGCCGAGACCGAACGGCTCACCGCCGAGACCGAGCGGCTCACCGCCCGCGCGACCCGCAGCGAGACCGAGCGCTCCGCCGCGGTCGCCGCCTGCGCCAACGCCGCGGGCCGGATGCAGGCCCTGGCCACCAGCATGCTCGCCGACCTGCGCGAGATGGAGCACCGGCACGCCGCCGAGGAGGTGCTCGGCGATCTGCTCCACCTGGACCACCGCACCGCCCAGGCGGGCCGGCTCGCCGACTCCATCGCCGTGCTGACCGGTGCCCGCTCCGGGCGGCGCTGGGCGAAGCCGATCGTGATGGAGTCGATCCTGCGCGGCGCCATGGGCCGGATCAGCGGCTACCAGCGGGTGCGGCTCCACTCGACCAGCGATGTCGCGGTCGCCGGCCACGCCGCCGAGGGCGTCATGCACGCGCTCGCCGAGCTCCTCGACAACGCCGCCAACTTCTCGCCGCCCACGGCGGAGGTCCATGTGTACGTCGAGGAGGTGCCGGCCGGCATCGTCCTGACCGTCGAGGACAGCGGCCTGGTCATGAGCGATGTGCAGTTGCGCCGCGCCGAGCGCGCGGTGTCGGCCACCCACCAGGACCTGACGGGTCTCTCCGGCACCCGCCTCGGCCTCGCCGTCGTCGGCCGGCTGGCCCGCAAGCACGGCCTGACCGTCTCGTTCCGGCCCTCCGCGCGCGGTGGCACGGGCGCCCTGATGATGCTCCCGCAGGAGCTCCTCACCCGGACCCCCGTAACGGCCCCGGAACCGCTGTCCCGGCCGGTGCCCGAGCCGGAGCCCACGCACGGCACCGCACCGGCGGGCACGACGGCGACGGCCACAGCGTCGGCCACGGCCTTGGCCGACGCGCAGCACCCGCAGCACGCACCGGCCGCCACCGAGCCGGCGGACTTCCCGGCGGACCTCTCCGTGGACTCCCCCGCGTCCGAGACCACCGGCAACCTCCCCCGGTTCGGCGAGAGCGGGCTGCCCAAGCGCGCCCGCGGCCGTACCCTCGCCGCCGCCGAGGCCCGCGCCAACACCGACGGCGCCGCGGCCCCCCGGCCCCGCACCTCCGACCCCAAGGAACAAGCAGCCCGCTTCAGCAGCTTCCGACAGGCTGTTCGGGCCAACTCCCCGCACCCGGAAGAAGGCAACACCCGATGA
- a CDS encoding FAD-binding and (Fe-S)-binding domain-containing protein → MAARQNPTERAELARALRTAVRGEADFGATARALTTMDASNYRRVPLGVVLPRDADDVAAALAVCRAHEVPVVPRGGGTSIAGQATGTGVVLDLTRHLNRIVELDPGSRTAVVQPGVILDDLRAAAAPHGLTFGPDPSTHSRCTLGGMIGNNSCGAHSVAWGTTADNTHALTVTRYGGDTLRLGRGTVPDSLTGLPELIRTNLALLRTGFPELPRRISGYALDALLPERGTDLARAFCGSEGTLGVVTEATVRLVEAPAARALAVLGYADEAAAAEAAPGLLPHHPLTVEGMAADLVREPAGLPRGGAWLFVETGGTTPAEARAHAERVLRAADALDGAVVTDPAAQRALWRIREDAAGTATRMPDGTEAWPGWEDCAVPPARLGPYLRDFRALLTAHGLRGTPYGHFGDGCIHVRIDFDLLSTEGVARFRRFSEELADLVVAHGGSLSGEHGDGQARAELLPRMYGDELVALFSRFKDIWDPYGGMNPGILARPARLDENLRFEVLPKRPVDVAFGYPHDGGDFSAAVRRCVGVAKCRTAQPAGSGVMCPSFRATGEEAHSTRGRARLLHEMLAGEVITDGWRSEEVRDALDLCLSCKGCRSDCPVGVDMATYKAEFLHHHYRRRLRPASHYTMGRLPVWLRLASPFAGPLNALARVRFLAALAKRLAGVAPERGIPVLARETFTRWLNRRWGKGTFIFSNDEVAMVWPDTFTEHLSPEVGRAAVRVLEAAGRHAIPAGRGLCCGLTYVSTGQLDKARKVMRRTLDRLGGTLGAPLVVLEPSCAATLRTDLPELLHDDPRSAELAASVRTLAQYLEEYAPDWRPPRLDRPVTGQTHCHQHAVLGDAADRRLRDRAGLTGELSGGCCGLAGNFGFERGHWDVSAACAEESLLPAVRASEPGTAFLADGFSCRTQLEQLAGVRARHLAELLAEGLPPESGTSCG, encoded by the coding sequence ATGGCCGCACGACAGAATCCGACGGAACGCGCCGAACTCGCACGGGCCCTGCGCACCGCGGTCCGCGGAGAGGCCGACTTCGGTGCCACCGCACGGGCGTTGACGACGATGGACGCCTCCAACTACCGCCGCGTACCGCTCGGCGTCGTCCTCCCGCGCGACGCCGACGACGTGGCCGCCGCACTCGCGGTCTGCCGCGCGCACGAGGTGCCCGTGGTGCCGCGCGGCGGCGGCACCTCCATCGCGGGGCAGGCCACCGGCACCGGCGTTGTGCTCGATCTCACCCGCCACCTGAACAGGATCGTCGAACTGGACCCCGGCTCCCGTACCGCGGTCGTCCAGCCGGGCGTGATCCTGGACGACCTGCGCGCCGCCGCCGCCCCGCACGGCCTCACCTTCGGCCCCGACCCGTCCACGCACAGCCGCTGCACGCTGGGCGGCATGATCGGCAACAACTCCTGCGGTGCGCACTCGGTCGCCTGGGGCACCACGGCCGACAACACGCACGCCCTGACCGTGACCCGCTACGGCGGCGACACCCTGCGACTGGGCCGGGGAACGGTCCCGGATTCCCTGACCGGGCTCCCCGAACTCATCCGCACGAACCTCGCCCTGCTGCGCACCGGATTCCCCGAACTCCCGCGCCGCATCTCCGGATACGCGCTGGACGCCCTCCTGCCCGAGCGTGGGACCGACCTCGCCCGCGCCTTCTGCGGCAGCGAGGGCACGCTCGGTGTGGTGACGGAGGCGACCGTACGACTGGTCGAGGCACCGGCCGCCCGCGCGCTGGCCGTACTCGGCTACGCCGATGAGGCCGCGGCCGCCGAGGCCGCCCCCGGCCTCCTCCCGCACCACCCGCTCACCGTCGAGGGCATGGCCGCCGATCTCGTACGGGAACCGGCCGGGCTGCCGCGCGGCGGCGCCTGGCTCTTCGTCGAGACGGGCGGCACCACCCCGGCCGAGGCGCGGGCGCACGCCGAGCGCGTCCTCCGGGCGGCCGACGCCCTGGACGGCGCGGTCGTCACCGACCCGGCGGCACAACGCGCCCTGTGGCGCATCCGCGAGGACGCGGCGGGCACCGCCACCCGGATGCCGGACGGCACCGAGGCCTGGCCCGGCTGGGAGGACTGCGCCGTACCGCCCGCCCGCCTCGGCCCGTACCTCCGCGACTTCCGCGCCCTGCTCACCGCACACGGGCTGCGCGGCACTCCGTACGGCCACTTCGGCGACGGCTGCATCCACGTCCGGATCGACTTCGACCTGCTCAGCACGGAGGGTGTGGCCCGCTTCCGCCGCTTCTCCGAGGAGCTCGCGGACCTGGTCGTCGCACACGGCGGATCACTGAGCGGCGAACACGGCGACGGCCAGGCCCGCGCCGAACTGCTCCCGCGCATGTACGGGGACGAACTGGTCGCACTCTTCTCCCGCTTCAAGGACATCTGGGACCCGTACGGCGGCATGAACCCCGGCATCCTCGCCCGCCCCGCCCGGCTCGACGAGAACCTCCGCTTCGAGGTGCTGCCGAAACGCCCGGTGGACGTCGCTTTCGGCTATCCGCACGACGGCGGCGACTTCTCGGCCGCGGTACGCCGATGCGTGGGCGTCGCCAAATGCCGTACGGCACAGCCGGCGGGCTCGGGCGTGATGTGCCCGTCGTTCCGGGCGACCGGCGAGGAGGCCCACTCCACCCGCGGCCGGGCCCGGCTGCTGCACGAGATGCTCGCGGGCGAGGTGATCACGGACGGCTGGCGGTCCGAGGAGGTGCGCGACGCACTCGACCTCTGCCTGTCCTGCAAGGGCTGCCGCAGCGACTGCCCGGTGGGCGTCGACATGGCCACGTACAAGGCGGAGTTCCTGCACCACCACTACAGGCGGCGGCTGCGCCCGGCCTCCCACTACACGATGGGCCGGCTGCCGGTGTGGCTGCGCCTCGCGTCCCCCTTCGCGGGCCCGCTGAACGCGCTGGCCCGGGTGCGCTTCCTCGCCGCCCTCGCCAAGCGGCTGGCGGGCGTCGCACCGGAGCGTGGCATTCCGGTCCTGGCGCGGGAGACGTTCACCCGGTGGCTCAACCGGCGCTGGGGCAAGGGCACGTTCATCTTCTCGAACGACGAGGTGGCCATGGTCTGGCCCGACACCTTCACCGAACATCTCTCGCCCGAGGTGGGCCGGGCGGCGGTACGGGTCCTGGAGGCGGCGGGCCGCCACGCGATCCCCGCCGGCCGAGGGCTGTGCTGCGGCCTCACCTACGTATCGACGGGCCAGCTGGACAAGGCCCGCAAGGTCATGCGCCGCACCCTGGACCGGCTGGGCGGCACACTCGGCGCCCCCCTGGTCGTCCTCGAACCGAGCTGCGCCGCCACCCTCCGCACGGACCTGCCCGAACTCCTCCACGACGACCCGAGGTCCGCCGAACTGGCCGCGTCGGTAAGAACACTGGCCCAGTACCTGGAGGAGTACGCCCCCGATTGGCGGCCACCCCGCCTGGACCGCCCGGTCACCGGCCAGACGCACTGCCACCAGCACGCGGTCCTGGGCGACGCGGCGGACCGCCGACTGCGCGACCGGGCCGGACTGACCGGCGAGTTGAGCGGCGGCTGCTGCGGCCTGGCCGGAAACTTCGGCTTCGAACGCGGCCACTGGGACGTATCGGCGGCCTGCGCGGAGGAGAGCCTGCTGCCCGCGGTGCGGGCGTCGGAACCGGGGACGGCCTTCCTGGCGGACGGCTTCTCCTGCCGGACCCAGCTGGAACAACTGGCCGGCGTACGGGCACGGCATCTGGCGGAACTGTTGGCGGAGGGCCTGCCGCCGGAATCGGGTACTTCCTGCGGCTGA
- a CDS encoding LysR family transcriptional regulator has protein sequence MDVEALRTFVAVAETGQFQAAADKLGISQQAVSKRIAALERHIEVTLLVRTSRGSRLSLDGQVFLPHAKKVLAAIEQAEQAVRPGSRPLRVDVLNRRISPAQAVYRFYRSHPETDLDAVTLSKENAAQAAQAVLEGTVDASFRALPADQVPAGISAERLLDAPLELLVGPGHPLADAPWVSPADLTGHRIWIPGIRPGTEWAAFYQALSKAFGLSIDALGPNFGDEALMDALSDSASLATLVGSGDRYLWLQTHDLRRIPLHDPTPVYPHVLLFRSGDQHPVLTALRDHLRTAGPRTLHDVWAPDWVDR, from the coding sequence GTGGATGTTGAAGCGCTGCGGACGTTCGTGGCCGTCGCCGAGACCGGCCAGTTCCAGGCTGCTGCCGACAAGCTGGGGATCAGCCAGCAGGCGGTCTCCAAGCGGATCGCGGCCCTGGAGAGGCACATCGAGGTCACGCTCCTGGTGCGGACCTCCCGAGGCTCCCGGCTGAGCCTGGACGGGCAGGTCTTCCTGCCGCACGCCAAGAAGGTCCTGGCGGCCATCGAGCAGGCCGAGCAGGCCGTGCGCCCCGGCAGCCGTCCCTTGCGCGTCGATGTCCTCAATCGGCGCATCTCCCCGGCCCAGGCCGTCTACCGGTTCTACCGCTCCCACCCCGAGACGGACCTGGACGCGGTCACGCTGAGCAAGGAGAACGCCGCCCAGGCCGCCCAGGCGGTGCTCGAAGGGACCGTCGACGCGTCTTTCCGTGCCCTGCCGGCAGACCAGGTCCCGGCCGGGATCAGCGCCGAACGACTCCTGGACGCACCCCTGGAGCTCCTGGTCGGACCCGGCCACCCGCTGGCTGACGCGCCCTGGGTCAGCCCTGCGGACCTGACTGGCCACCGCATCTGGATCCCCGGGATCAGGCCGGGCACGGAGTGGGCGGCGTTCTACCAGGCGCTGTCCAAGGCCTTCGGCCTGAGCATCGACGCGCTCGGCCCCAACTTCGGTGACGAGGCCCTGATGGACGCGCTGTCCGACTCGGCCTCGCTGGCCACCCTCGTCGGCAGCGGGGACCGGTACCTGTGGCTCCAGACCCACGACCTACGGCGCATCCCGTTGCACGACCCGACCCCGGTCTACCCGCACGTGCTGCTGTTCCGCAGCGGAGACCAACACCCCGTGCTGACCGCGCTACGCGACCATCTGCGCACTGCAGGCCCGCGAACCCTGCACGACGTGTGGGCGCCGGACTGGGTAGACCGCTGA
- a CDS encoding sugar O-acetyltransferase, with amino-acid sequence MYVQTPEFARHAERIVEVTDATSRLNVLPFSDSEGRAELLSVVFGGPLPESVMIYPPFFTEYGLNTTFGENVFVNQGCTFMDKGGIRIGNGVMIAPKVSLITGGHPLPLAERREYLSFAPIVIEDDVWIGTAAVITQGVTIGAGAVVAAGAVVTRDVPAGTVVAGVPARVIKTID; translated from the coding sequence ATGTATGTCCAGACGCCTGAGTTCGCGCGTCATGCGGAGCGGATCGTGGAGGTGACCGATGCGACGTCTCGACTGAACGTGCTTCCGTTCAGCGACAGCGAAGGTCGCGCGGAACTACTTTCTGTTGTGTTCGGTGGCCCGCTGCCGGAGTCGGTGATGATCTACCCGCCGTTCTTTACCGAGTACGGGCTCAACACGACGTTCGGGGAGAACGTCTTCGTCAACCAGGGATGCACCTTCATGGACAAGGGAGGCATCCGTATCGGCAACGGCGTCATGATCGCCCCAAAGGTTAGCCTCATCACCGGAGGCCATCCGCTGCCCCTGGCCGAGCGCCGCGAGTACCTCTCCTTCGCCCCGATCGTCATCGAGGACGACGTCTGGATCGGGACGGCTGCCGTGATCACGCAGGGGGTGACCATCGGTGCCGGTGCGGTGGTCGCTGCCGGTGCGGTGGTCACTCGTGATGTTCCTGCCGGCACCGTGGTCGCGGGAGTGCCCGCCCGGGTGATCAAGACGATCGACTGA
- a CDS encoding IS5 family transposase: MPRHARLTDRQWDRIRPLLPSSTGRRGRPWADHRRIVEAIVYRYRTGIPWRDLPARFGSWKTVWARHRRWAADGTWDRVLGVLLARADDDGLIDWRVAVDSTVTRAHQHATNTRRPEKCRAAARGQGLDAHREPAGHAIGRSRGGLTTKIHHAVDGQGRPLAVVVTPGQAHDGQSLPLLGDLRVRRTGAGRPRTTPTMLLGDKAYSSRAIRAALKARGITTVIPERRDQQEHRRRRGSAGGRPSKFDPVAYKNRNVVERSFALLKQWRGLATRFGKLAIVYRSAAVLAAVLVWARI; the protein is encoded by the coding sequence ATGCCTCGTCACGCCCGGCTGACCGACCGGCAGTGGGACCGCATCCGACCTCTGCTGCCCTCCAGTACCGGTCGTCGTGGCAGGCCGTGGGCCGATCACCGCCGCATTGTGGAGGCGATCGTCTACCGGTACCGCACCGGTATTCCTTGGCGAGACCTCCCAGCCAGGTTCGGATCCTGGAAGACCGTGTGGGCCCGCCACCGCCGCTGGGCCGCCGACGGGACCTGGGACCGCGTGCTCGGCGTCCTGCTCGCCCGCGCGGACGACGATGGGCTGATCGACTGGCGGGTGGCGGTGGACTCCACCGTCACCCGGGCCCACCAGCACGCCACCAACACCCGCCGCCCCGAGAAGTGCCGGGCCGCAGCCCGAGGGCAGGGCCTCGACGCCCACCGAGAGCCCGCCGGGCACGCGATCGGCCGTTCCCGCGGCGGGCTGACCACGAAGATCCACCACGCCGTGGACGGTCAGGGCCGACCGCTGGCCGTCGTCGTGACGCCCGGGCAGGCGCACGACGGCCAGTCCCTGCCGTTGCTGGGCGACCTGCGAGTCCGCAGGACCGGAGCAGGCCGCCCGCGCACGACCCCGACCATGCTGCTCGGGGACAAGGCCTACTCCTCCCGCGCGATCCGAGCGGCGCTCAAGGCCCGCGGGATCACCACGGTCATCCCTGAACGGCGTGACCAGCAGGAGCACCGTCGCCGCCGCGGTTCAGCAGGCGGGCGTCCGTCGAAGTTCGATCCGGTGGCCTACAAGAACCGCAACGTGGTCGAGCGGTCCTTCGCCCTGCTCAAGCAGTGGCGGGGCCTGGCCACGAGGTTCGGCAAGCTCGCGATCGTCTACCGCTCAGCCGCAGTCCTCGCCGCAGTGCTGGTCTGGGCTCGCATTTAA
- a CDS encoding LysR family transcriptional regulator, whose product MSMGPSGQSAGRGIEVRHLRAFLAVADEGNVTRAAARLRLTQPAVSRTLAALEQYLGIRLVDRSTHHLVLTPEGVAFRDKAAAAVAAFDEALDPGGRRRRPLRLGHAWSAFGPYTTPLLRRWQELYPQTPLELLRIDDRTAGLTRGEVDAALLRGPVEAPGLVTEVLFEEDRVAAVAADGALAGRATLRLADLAGETVVLNTVSGTTTVDLWPPGGRPAAILTVANTDDWLTAIAAGRGVGVSAASTADMHPHSGVAYRPLVNAPSVPVLLARRDVPGHPALPKLVALAREVVGRDGGGS is encoded by the coding sequence ATGAGCATGGGGCCTTCCGGACAAAGCGCTGGTCGCGGCATCGAAGTGCGGCATCTGCGCGCCTTCCTCGCCGTGGCCGACGAGGGCAACGTCACCCGCGCCGCCGCCCGGCTCCGCCTCACCCAGCCCGCGGTCTCCCGCACCCTCGCCGCCCTGGAGCAGTACCTCGGCATCCGGCTCGTCGACCGGTCCACCCACCATCTCGTCCTCACCCCCGAAGGCGTCGCCTTCCGGGACAAGGCCGCCGCCGCGGTCGCCGCCTTCGACGAGGCGCTCGACCCCGGCGGGCGGCGCCGCCGGCCGCTGCGGCTCGGGCACGCCTGGTCGGCGTTCGGCCCGTACACCACACCGCTGCTGCGCCGCTGGCAGGAGCTGTACCCGCAGACCCCGCTCGAACTGCTGCGGATCGACGACCGCACCGCCGGGCTCACCCGCGGCGAGGTCGACGCAGCGCTGCTGCGGGGGCCCGTGGAGGCACCCGGCCTCGTCACCGAGGTGCTGTTCGAGGAGGACCGGGTGGCGGCGGTGGCGGCGGACGGGGCGCTCGCGGGCCGTGCCACGCTCCGCCTCGCCGATCTGGCGGGCGAGACCGTCGTCCTCAACACCGTCTCGGGCACCACCACCGTCGATCTGTGGCCGCCGGGCGGGCGGCCCGCCGCGATCCTCACTGTCGCCAACACCGACGACTGGCTGACCGCCATCGCGGCGGGGCGCGGCGTCGGAGTCTCCGCCGCGTCCACCGCCGACATGCATCCGCACTCCGGCGTCGCCTACCGGCCGCTCGTCAACGCCCCGTCCGTACCCGTACTCCTCGCCCGGCGGGATGTCCCGGGGCATCCGGCACTGCCGAAGCTGGTCGCGCTGGCGCGCGAGGTGGTGGGGCGGGACGGCGGCGGCAGCTGA
- a CDS encoding EamA family transporter: MNDQRSAAGAAAVEQAAAVVVPEAAPALGEAAGPARPRGRGAALAPIALVVAGGLSVQFGSAVAVLLMPRAGALGVVTLRLAVAAIVMLVVCRPTLRGYKRADWGTVLAFGLAMGGMNMLFYQAADRIPLGAAVTLEVLGPLALSVFVSRRLINVVWAGLALAGVVLLSGGGFDRLDPVGAAYALGAGAMWAAYIVFSARTGRRFPQADGLAMALVVAALLSLPLGVMESGSKLLVPSTLGMGAAVALLSSVLPYTLELMALRRLPAPTFAILMSLEPAIAATAGFLILDQALTTTDALAIALVIGASMGAVRSQTRRARPRERA, from the coding sequence GTGAACGACCAGCGCAGTGCAGCAGGGGCGGCGGCCGTGGAGCAGGCCGCGGCCGTCGTCGTACCCGAGGCGGCTCCCGCCCTGGGCGAAGCGGCAGGCCCCGCACGCCCCAGGGGTCGGGGTGCGGCGCTCGCCCCGATCGCGCTGGTGGTCGCGGGCGGCCTCTCCGTCCAGTTCGGCTCCGCCGTCGCGGTCCTGCTGATGCCGCGGGCCGGTGCGCTCGGCGTCGTCACCCTGCGCCTGGCCGTGGCCGCGATCGTGATGCTGGTCGTCTGCCGCCCGACGCTGCGCGGCTACAAGCGCGCCGACTGGGGCACGGTCCTCGCCTTCGGGCTGGCCATGGGCGGCATGAACATGCTCTTCTACCAGGCGGCCGACCGCATCCCGCTGGGTGCGGCCGTCACCCTGGAGGTGCTGGGCCCGCTCGCCCTCTCGGTGTTCGTGTCCCGCCGCCTGATCAACGTGGTCTGGGCCGGGCTCGCGCTCGCCGGCGTCGTGCTGCTGAGCGGGGGCGGCTTCGACCGCCTCGATCCGGTCGGCGCCGCCTACGCGCTCGGCGCGGGTGCCATGTGGGCGGCGTACATAGTCTTCAGCGCCCGCACCGGCCGCCGCTTCCCCCAGGCGGACGGCCTGGCCATGGCCCTGGTCGTCGCCGCGCTCCTCTCCCTGCCGCTCGGCGTCATGGAGTCGGGCTCGAAACTGCTGGTCCCGTCCACGCTGGGGATGGGCGCGGCGGTGGCGCTGCTGAGCTCGGTGCTTCCGTACACCCTCGAACTCATGGCGCTGCGCCGCCTGCCCGCGCCCACCTTCGCGATCCTGATGAGCCTGGAACCGGCGATCGCGGCCACGGCCGGCTTCCTGATCCTCGATCAGGCCCTGACGACCACCGACGCGCTGGCGATCGCCCTCGTCATCGGGGCGAGCATGGGCGCGGTACGCAGCCAGACCCGGCGCGCGAGGCCCCGGGAACGCGCCTGA
- a CDS encoding DUF3592 domain-containing protein: MVIAAVYFVIAVGAAVVSGRNLDRHLQGPRLRAAWAEGLTAEARCTAVRTEEAQDAEGGFVLHAHPTLEFRTGDGRTVSFEERQSRLTPAEGDFVTVYYGAANPQDATTRAPSFGMRHARTVITAAGCFFALISAVVIAVVA, encoded by the coding sequence ATGGTCATCGCCGCCGTCTATTTCGTCATCGCCGTGGGTGCGGCCGTGGTGTCCGGGAGGAACCTGGACCGTCACCTCCAGGGCCCCCGGCTCCGGGCCGCCTGGGCCGAGGGCCTCACGGCCGAGGCCCGATGTACTGCCGTGCGCACCGAGGAGGCCCAGGACGCCGAGGGCGGCTTCGTCCTGCACGCCCACCCCACCCTGGAGTTCCGTACCGGCGACGGGCGCACCGTCAGCTTCGAGGAGCGCCAGTCGCGCCTGACCCCGGCCGAGGGCGACTTCGTCACCGTCTACTACGGCGCCGCGAACCCGCAGGACGCGACCACCCGGGCCCCGTCCTTCGGCATGCGCCACGCCAGGACCGTGATCACCGCGGCGGGCTGCTTCTTCGCGCTGATATCGGCGGTCGTCATCGCCGTGGTCGCCTGA
- a CDS encoding mersacidin/lichenicidin family type 2 lantibiotic, translating into MNLVRAWKDPEYRATLSEAPANPAGLVELADDQLDGVAGGTTWACATITLTVTVCSPTGTLCGSCSMGTRGCC; encoded by the coding sequence ATGAACCTTGTTCGCGCATGGAAGGACCCCGAGTACCGGGCCACCCTCAGCGAGGCTCCCGCCAACCCGGCCGGCCTCGTCGAGCTGGCCGACGATCAGCTCGACGGCGTCGCGGGCGGGACCACGTGGGCGTGCGCCACGATCACTCTGACCGTGACGGTGTGCTCCCCGACCGGGACCCTCTGCGGCAGCTGCAGCATGGGCACGCGTGGCTGTTGCTGA
- a CDS encoding mersacidin/lichenicidin family type 2 lantibiotic — MFVDIVRSWKDADYRLSLGSEAPAHPSGEGLTAITDEELTEINGAGSGVLGTLGCCSCLPWYSGWTVCGLACNPGKPCKN, encoded by the coding sequence ATGTTCGTGGACATAGTCCGGTCCTGGAAGGACGCCGACTACCGGCTGTCCCTCGGGAGTGAGGCCCCCGCCCATCCGTCGGGCGAAGGCCTCACCGCAATCACCGACGAGGAGCTGACCGAGATCAACGGAGCCGGCTCCGGAGTTCTCGGCACTCTCGGGTGCTGCTCGTGCCTGCCGTGGTATTCGGGCTGGACCGTATGTGGTCTCGCCTGCAACCCCGGTAAGCCCTGCAAGAACTAG